The proteins below are encoded in one region of Phaeodactylum tricornutum CCAP 1055/1 chromosome 3, complete sequence:
- a CDS encoding predicted protein, with protein sequence MTTMRPEARASVSDGLERVDEDDISLSSTSESGSSGAQVILTSDERDKKIRDQIIKKEEADVRKAKLIVGSALILSTILVSVCIYIFASKAEVLNFELEHEGYAKNIVNLVKWENQYNFALMQQLSASATASAAMTGSVFPNVTQKYFEITGGYVDGLGGIMATAYAPIIAAEEVTQWETYSQENQGWIGDSTVLRQVHPGHRQPMEGTIQDHEFDRRLDSGSIKPYIWRWEDGEQVQETTFSGNVLAPFWQSSPADAASSSPTPSKLTGSLISSLTSMKKKERKKNPHSFIMEPVYAEFSENPVLVGILIAISAWENLFDRVLPEGTNGLVCVVKDTCGNVFTYEINGEIATHLGYLDLHDERFDQYQRTTPIELYDSEAASLCKHDLYIYPSSTFRSAYNTNRPAIYKSVVALAFAFTALLLLMYDKLIMFADITGFTSWASAREPFQVFELLETIYGAFDEIAKKRRVFKVETVGDCYVAVAGIPMQRKDHAVTMARYARDCHHKMNELTRRLELVFGPDTADLAFRIGLHSGPVTGGVLRGENARFQLFGDTVNTAARMESTGVRNRVHISETTADLLVQSGKEHWLKQRDMKIIAKGKGEMSTFWLQLGTEHSDGTSVSGTNHVADKNETLEEEKHKLQSLASDKTRRLIDWNVEVLLRLLGQIVACRITHPVKISGVFVRNSASPKGQTVLEEVKEIITLPNFNAKSAELRKKDSATTQLNDDVVQQLREYVANVAALYRCNPFHNFEHASHVTMSVVKLLSRIVVPADVDYENLDTDKIASTLHDHTYGITSDPLTQFACVFSALIHDVDPYIAEQNAVDLAWDLLNEDSYSSLRAAIYRDDIERKRFRQLVVNLVMATDIMDADLKILRNARWNKAFSEASLQESMVQSTNRKATIVIEHLIQASDVAHTMQHWHIYRKWNERLFEEMYNAFIDGRAEKNPAEFWYQGELGFFDFYIVPLAKKLEECGVFGVSSEEYLNYALRNRQKWSDKGQQM encoded by the exons ATGACCACAATGCGCCCCGAAGCTCGAGCATCAGTTTCGGATGGATTAGAACGAGTAGACGAGGACGATATCTCCTTGTCCAGTACTTCCGAAAGTGGGTCGTCGGGTGCCCAAGTCATTCTCACCTCCGACGAACGAGATAAAAAGATCCGAGATCAGATTatcaaaaaagaagaggcAGATGTTAGGAAAGCGAAACTAATCGTCGGCTCTGCTCTGATTCTGTCCACTATCTTAGTTAGTGTCTGCATCTACATTTTCGCATCTAAAGCAGAGGTCCTCAATTTCGAGCTCGAG CACGAAGGATATGCTAAGAACATTGTGAACTTGGTAAAATGGGAAAACCAGTATAATTTTGCtcttatgcaacaattaaGCGCATCAGCTACGGCATCTGCCGCCATGACTGGCTCGGTGTTCCCCAACGTGACCCAGAAGTACTTCGAGATCACAGGTGGCTATGTGGATGGCTTGGGCGGTATAATGGCAACTGCCTACGCTCCAATTATTGCAGCCGAGGAAGTGACTCAGTGGGAAACATATTCACAAGAGAACCAAGGTTGGATTGGAGACAGTACTGTACTTCGGCAAGTCCATCCGGGACATAGACAACCCATGGAAGGTACCATTCAAGACCACGAATTCGATCGACGACTTGATTCCGGGTCCATCAAGCCATATATTTGGCGTTGGGAAGATGGCGAGCAAGTCCAAGAAACCACCTTTTCGGGCAATGTACTGGCTCCTTTTTGGCAAAGTTCTCCGGCCGATGCCGCTTCT TCATCTCCCACGCCGTCCAAATTGACAGGCTCTTTGATTTCGTCTTTGACCTccatgaaaaagaaagaaagaaagaagaacCCGCATTCATTTATCATGGAACCTGTCTACGCAGAGTTCTCCGAGAATCCCGTTCTTGTCGGTATTTTGATTGCCATTTCTGCATGGGAAAATTTATTTGATCGAGTGTTGCCAGAGGGAACAAACGGGCTAGTCTGTGTTGTAAAGGATACCTGCGGCAACGTTTTTACGTACGAAATCAACGGCGAAATTGCAACTCATCTTGGATATCTTGACCTCCATGACGAGAGATTTGATCAATACCAAAGAACAACACCTATCGAGTTGTATGATTCCGAGGCAGCCAGCCTTTGCAAACATGACCTTTACATTTATCCATCGTCGACTTTCCGAAGTGCATACAATACCAACAGACCAGCCATCTACAAAAGTGTAGTCGCGTTAGCGTTTGCTTTCACTGCACTACTGCTTCTCATGTACGACAAGCTA ATCATGTTTGCCGATATCACGGGCTTCACATCCTGGGCCAGCGCAAGAG AGCCATTCCAGGTATTTGAGCTCCTTGAAACAATATACGGCGCCTTTGACGAGATTGCAAAGAAACGTAGGGTTTTCAAAGTTGAAACTGTTGGGGACTGCTATGTGGCTGTTGCCGGTATCCCGATGCAACGCAAAGATCATGCTGTTACAATGGCCCGATACGCTCGTGATTGCCACCACAAAATGAACGAGCTGACTCGTCGGCTGGAACTCGTCTTCGGGCCTGATACCGCTGATCTTGCCTTTAGAATTGGTCTTCATAGCGGGCCTGTGACTGGCGGGGTACTACGTGGGGAAAACGCCAGGTTTCAGCTCTTTGGAGACACCGTCAATACAGCTGCTCGGATGGAAAGCACAGGTGTTCGCAACCGTGTGCATATCTCTGAGACCACTGCCGATCTACTGGTTCAAAGCGGAAAAGAACATTGGCTCAAACAACGAGATATGAAGATCATTGCAAAAGGGAAGGGAGAAATGTCTACGTTCTGGCTCCAACTTGGGACCGAGCACAGCGACGGAACGTCAGTCTCTGGTACCAATCACGTTGCTGACAAGAATGAAAcattggaggaagaaaaacaTAAGCTTCAATCACTAGCTTCCGATAAAACAAGacgattgattgattggAATGTCGAAGTGCTCTTGCGTCTCCTCGGTCAAATCGTTGCGTGCAGAATTACACACCCGGTCAAGATTTCCGGAGTTTTCGTTCGGAATAGCGCGTCTCCGAAGGGGCAAACAGTTCTTGAGGAAGTTAAAGAAATCATAACTTTGCCTAATTTCAACGCCAAAAGCGCAGAGCTCAGAAAAAAAGATTCGGCAACAACACAGCTCAATGATGATGTGGTCCAGCAACTACGTGAATACGTAGCGAATGTTGCAGCTCTGTATCGCTGTAATCCTTTCCATAATTTTGAACACGCTTCGCACGTGACCATGTCAGTAGTCAAACTGCTCAGCCGAATAGTAGTCCCAGCGGATGTTGACTATGAAAATCTTGATACGGATAAAATTGCGTCAACCCTGCACGATCACACCTACGGAATCACTTCAGATCCTTTGACTCAATTTGCCTGCGTCTTTTCGGCTTTAATTCACGATGTCGACCCATA TATCGCCGAACAGAATGCGGTTGATTTGGCATGGGATCTGCTCAACGAAGACTCATACAGCAGTCTGCGGGCGGCGATATATCGCGACGACATCGAGCGAAAACGATTCCGACAGCTGGTGGTCAATTTGGTCATGGCCACAGACATAATGGATGCGGATCTCAAAATCCTGCGCAATGCTCGATGGAACAAGGCATTTTCCGAAGCAAGTTTGCAAGAATCCATGGTCCAATCAACAAATCGTAAGGCAACAATTGTGATTGAGCACTTGATTCAGGCATCAGACGTTGCTCACACGATGCAGCACTGGCATATCTATCGCAAATGGAATGAGCGattgttcgaagaaatgTACAACGCGTTTATTGATGGTCGGGCAGAGAAGAATCCGGCGGAGTTCTGGTACCAAGGGGAGCTGGGATTTTTCGACTTTTACATTGTTCCGCTTGCAAAAAAACTGGAG
- a CDS encoding predicted protein — protein sequence MDAVVQLLRNGLCCIKDLGLLTDTFLWDPNVTLRYYDLPEPLHKTTPLEVLISIWQLYALLSTTTSGWKMFWSSIGKYRRVVRLLTKRASNVIAFSPADRFIDASLIKEAKFALRSIYIGLNVFFIGTGFFWLTGNSWHVTETSWIGGLPALIQALTVMELCLIPLLWFMWKDTLEQWDKANRMENLAHDMMQSDKTVWSVEDLGLSSMETLTLWLPFWDAGVGVLEPCDEIHEEKLMAAEKAKLTALLEPFSVKQEKTKSKDKKVESSMHQETLRSKAQELLGASRVTRWGGYREFVYLIINALAFYGYLVGIVVYYWDDEQKQPVYIKHLLLNMENDAADWNGNFLGDFMWTIEPIIILSSPLIFRILSPKPIKVKVD from the coding sequence ATGGATGCTGTCGTGCAGTTGTTGCGAAACGGTCTTTGCTGCATCAAGGACCTCGGACTGTTGACAGACACTTTCCTGTGGGATCCCAACGTGACCCTGCGTTACTATGATTTGCCCGAGCCACTGCACAAGACGACGCCGCTGGAAGTCCTAATCTCGATTTGGCAACTGTATGCCTTGCTCTCCACCACCACGTCAGGATGGAAGATGTTTTGGAGTAGTATTGGAAAGTACCGTCGCGTTGTACGGTTGCTGACGAAACGCGCCTCCAACGTCATTGCATTTTCACCGGCCGATCGCTTCATCGATGCCTCGCTCATCAAGGAAGCTAAATTCGCCTTACGGAGTATCTATATCGGATTAAATGTATTTTTTATCGGTACTGGATTTTTCTGGTTGACTGGGAACTCTTGGCACGTGACGGAAACATCCTGGATTGGTGGATTGCCGGCACTCATTCAGGCTCTGACCGTCATGGAATTATGTCTTATCCCGCTCTTGTGGTTTATGTGGAAGGACACTTTAGAGCAGTGGGACAAAGCGAATCGTATGGAGAACTTGGCCCACGATATGATGCAATCCGATAAAACGGTGTGGTCGGTGGAGGATCTAGGGCTCAGCTCGATGGAAACCTTGACACTATGGCTGCCCTTTTGGGACGCAGGCGTCGGCGTGCTGGAGCCGTGCGACGAAATTCACGAAGAAAAGCTCATGGCTGCAGAAAAAGCGAAGCTCACGGCGTTGTTGGAGCCATTCTCCGTGAAACAGGAGAAgacgaaaagcaaagacaaaaagGTTGAGTCGAGTATGCACCAGGAGACGTTGCGCTCCAAAGCCCAGGAGCTGTTGGGGGCTAGTCGAGTCACGCGATGGGGTGGCTATCGGGAATTTGTTTATCTGATCATAAACGCGTTGGCCTTCTACGGATACCTTGTGGGCATTGTAGTATACTACTGGGATGATGAACAGAAACAGCCAGTATACATCAAGCATTTGCTACTGAACATGGAAAATGACGCCGCCGACTGGAATGGCAACTTTTTGGGGGATTTTATGTGGACCATTGAGCCAATTATCATTCTCTCATCACCACTTATCTTCCGAATCCTCTCACCGAAGCCGATTAAGGTCAAGGTGGACTAG
- a CDS encoding bacterial type voltage activated sodium channel (Bacterial type voltage activated sodium channel. Presence of two paralogues on same chromosome and four orthologues in Thalassiosira.): MKRRLPIDSVGTGRRNPKKPTEFDHQGNDQQVELGLQETQTRAAVAAQRHGRRLNHSEETAGDDSALSHLPHGSQMSTEPTNGKSYRSSRGELPIMRFQDSEAAAAASSVSASSQSSPTNQSEAGSNLPGSPMLGARAPLSAGASSRPFRKSLISNLMDLPSESHWEDRVSVERPKSIVRRARLLCGKVVEAPAVQLTIVTLIVINAILMGVATFDFVTDRPHINRAFETTDRVFLIIFTIELSLQFIYRSLGLFMDGWLVFDFVIVITSWSLESLQIIRAFRVFRAFRLINRVGPLRELIMALGTVMPRMYAIGTLLLLIFYVYAVLFTELFRDLELSENYFGSLDVALFSCMQFMTLEWADTARECMEQRSWAWMPFVSFIAITGFIVFNLIVAVVCDAVSVVDQQSRADKAGNVETDLMKLHHAQERLQELSETVDDMRTRHEKLQRTILLLGTTLQSSSAIRPRLQGKTHPGSLLGPSMSDNDDSPQIGSSSSHSNGEENDGVGNEDDKARGFSEYQALSIQSHTLSETTMDPLMASFTVRSQQSDTNLTQSSTSLSAYISAGSTSLEGAEARTTDALASVQSQRAPWAPKTLSESLLQRGEADSEPSESIGEGWEDSEEAVTMASLAMRGYLNPSSTQRSRPNRASSPATAATEQSSATTVDPNGEATQNQQNGTERKSSSGTTTTKVTAREEMPPMAKAMEGVMHPLSLMLR, encoded by the exons ATGAAACGGAGGTTACCGATAGACTCCGTTGGTACAGGGAGAAGGAATCCGAAAAAGCCGACAGAGTTCGATCATCAGGGAAACGATCAGCAGGTCGAGTTAGGACTGCAGGAGACTCAAACACGAGCTGCAGTGGCAGCGCAACGACATGGCAGGAGACTCAATCACAGCGAGGAGACTGCAGGCGATGACAGTGCTCTCTCGCATCTGCCTCACGGCTCGCAAATGTCGACTGAACCCACTAATGGCAAGTCTTACCGATCATCTCGCGGGGAGCTTCCGATTATGAGGTTCCAGGATAGCGAGGCGGCGGCTGCTGCTAGTTCTGTGAGTGCTTCCTCGCAATCCTCTCCCACCAACCAGAGTGAAGCTGGTTCTAACTTGCCGGGATCTCCCATGCTGGGTGCCAGAGCTCCCTTATCCGCCGGTGCCAGTAGTAGACCTTTTCGAAAATCGCTCATTTCAAATCTCATGGATTTGCCCTCCGAGTCGCACTGGGAGGATCGCGTCTCTGTTGAACGCCCAAAATCGATTGTTCGACGAGCCCGGTTGTTGTGCGGAAAGGTCGTCGAAGCACCTGCCGTGCAACTCACGATTGTTACACTCATTGTCATCAACGCTATTTTGATGGGTGTTGCtacttttgatttcgtcacgGATCGCCCACACATCAATCGCGCGTTTGAAACTACCGACCGTGTCTTCTTGATCATTTTCACAATTGAGTTGTCTTTGCAATTCATTTATCGGAGTTTGGGGCTATTTATGGACGGGTGGCTGGTGTTCGACTTCGTTATTGTCATCACCAGTTGGAGTCTGGAAAGTTTGCAAATTATTCGGGCTTTTCGCGTATTTCGAGCCTTTCGTTTAATCAATCGGGTGGGGCCACTTCGGGAGCTCATCATGGCGCTTGGAACCGTCATGCCGCGGATGTACGCGATTGGCACGCTGCTCCTTCTTATCTTCTACGTGTACGCGGTACTCTTTACCGAACTGTTTCGGGATTTAGAGCTTTCCGAGAACTATTTCGGATCTTTGGACGTGGCCTTATTCTCTTGCATGCAGTTCATGACGTTGGAGTGGGCGGATACAGCAAGAGAATGTATGGAACAACGGTCATGGGCCTGGATGCCTTTTGTCAGTTTCATCGCCATTACCGGTTTTATCGTTTTCAACTTGATTGTGGCGGTCGTTTGTGACGCCGTATCGGTTGTGGACCAGCAATCCCGGGCCGACAAGGCAGGGAATGTCGAAACGGACTTGATGAAGTTACACCACGCACAGGAGCGGTTACAGGAATTGTCCGAAACTGTAGACGATATGCGAACGCGACACGAAAAACTTCAACGGACGATACTACTGTTGGGCACAACGCTGCAATCATCGAGTGCAATTCGACCTCGTCTTCAAGGAAAAACGCACCCCGGCTCTTTGCTGGGTCCCAGTATGAgtgacaacgacgattcTCCACAGATTGGTAGCAGTTCAAGCCATAGCAACGGGGAAGAAAACGATGGAGTTGGTaatgaagacgacaaggCACGTGGCTTTTCGGAGTATCAAGCCCTTAGTATCCAGTCGCACACGCTAAGTGAGACCACAATGGACCCGCTAATGGCTTCCTTTACTGTACGATCGCAGCAGAGCGACACGAATTTGACGCAGAGCTCGACTTCGCTAAGTGCGTACATTAGCGCTGGATCGACGAGTTTGGAAGGTGCCGAAGCCCGCACCACCGACGCTCTGGCCTCCGTTCAATCTCAACGAGCACCGTGGGCTCCCAAAACATTGTCTGAAAGCTTGCTGCAACGTGGCGAAGCCGATAGTGAACCTTCCGAATCTATAGGGGAAGGATGGGAAGACTCTGAAGAAGCGGTAACCATGGCAAGCCTGGCCATGAGAGGCTACTTGAATCCTTCGTCGACCCAGCGGAGTCGACCAAACAGGGCCTCTTCGCCTGCCACGGCGGCTACCGAACAGTCGTCAGCCACAACGGTCGATCCGAACGGAGAGGCAACCCAAAATCAACAAAACGGAACGGAAAGAAAATCGAGCTCAGGCACGACCACAACAAAAGTTACAGCACGAGAGGAGATGCCACCTATG GCAAAAGCTATGGAAGGCGTAATGCACCCCCTATCCTTGATGCTTCGCTGA
- a CDS encoding predicted protein, with translation MEDYNDGSSLGYPNLSACRVVLTSAGGAAHSAPVRLPAQILQAARQPPVAKPYDFALEKTVLQTLKDRQVLWKDTDTNDLDELRGMLARMKSVTNADEDVCASLLKSNDYDLSKSIEAFYQMR, from the exons ATGGAAGATTATAACGACGGATCGTCGCTTGGTTATCCTAATTTGTCGGCTTGTCGGGTCGTCTTGACATCGGCTGGGGGAGCCGCGCATTCGGCCCCTGTCCGCTTGCCAGCCCAAATTCTCCAAGCTGCGCGCCAACCTCCCGTTGCCAAACCGTATGACTTTGCCTTGG AAAAAACCGTGCTACAGACATTGAAGGATCGTCAAGTGTTATGGAAGGACACGGATACGAACGATTTGGACGAGCTGCGGGGCATGTTGGCACGGATGAAATCGGTGACcaacgccgacgaagacgtgTGCGCCTCCCTGCTGAAATCGAACGATTACGACCTCAGCAAATCAATTGAAGCCTTTTACCAGATGCGCTGA
- a CDS encoding predicted protein gives MLRGLQRAASVTARNAWANHCRPSSTRVAYPKHPSRCCCSRWASSLLNNGMDEMENDSTLAAPPVHNAFGDKSTSFDWQDPLQLYPLQLSDEEHAVQQATADFCQHELLPGIVQANRHEHVLDHEMMRRMGAVGMLGSTLPSAYGGAGLGYVSYGLIATEVERVDSAYRSAMSVQSSLVMYPIYAYGNERMKRTYLPELAKGNLIGCFGLTEPNHGSDPSLMETRSRRDGNEVVLNGSKNWITNSPKADVFIVWARNEAGTIKGYLVDRGTPGLETPSIEGKFSLRASATGYIFLDDVRVPLENELSVAGLKGPFSCLNHARYGIAWGVLGAAEACFHQARSYTLERAQFGAPLAANQLVQKKLADMLTEIALGRAGCLQVGRLMESGRAQPEMISLLKRNNCGKALDIARVARDMLGGNGVSDEYHVIRHVLNLEAVNTYEGTHDIHALILGRAVTGIPAFAPPATATP, from the coding sequence ATGTTGCGCGGTTTACAAAGAGCGGCTTCGGTGACGGCGAGGAACGCTTGGGCGAACCATTGTCGTCCGAGCAGTACTCGTGTTGCCTACCCCAAGCACCCTTCCCGATGCTGTTGTAGTCGTTGGGCGTCATCCTTGCTGAATAACGGTATGGATGAAATGGAAAACGACAGCACCTTGGCTGCTCCTCCCGTACACAACGCGTTTGGCGATAAAAGCACGTCGTTTGATTGGCAAGATCCTCTGCAACTCTATCCTCTCCAATTATCGGACGAAGAGCACGCTGTGCAACAAGCGACGGCAGACTTTTGTCAGCACGAGTTACTGCCAGGCATTGTACAGGCCAATCGCCACGAACACGTGTTGGACCACGAGATGATGCGGCGTATGGGTGCGGTGGGGATGCTGGGATCGACGCTGCCGAGCGCGTACGGCGGTGCCGGCCTGGGGTACGTTTCGTACGGTTTGATTGCGACGGAAGTGGAGCGTGTCGACTCGGCCTATCGTTCCGCCATGTCCGTCCAATCCTCCCTCGTCATGTATCCCATCTACGCGTACGGCAACGAACGTATGAAACGAACCTATCTGCCGGAATTGGCCAAGGGCAATTTGATTGGTTGTTTTGGCCTGACCGAGCCCAATCACGGTTCAGATCCGAGCTTGATGGAAACACGCTCGCGCCGGGACGGCAACGAGGTTGTGTTGAACGGGAGCAAGAACTGGATTACGAATTCCCCCAAGGCGGACGTCTTCATTGTGTGGGCTCGGAACGAGGCGGGAACTATCAAGGGGTATTTGGTGGACCGGGGTACACCGGGTTTGGAAACACCGTCCATCGAAGGCAAGTTTTCGTTACGGGCGTCCGCGACGGGCTATATTTTTCTAGACGACGTTCGCGTGCCACTGGAGAACGAATTATCCGTGGCGGGCTTGAAGGGACcgttttcttgtttgaaCCACGCCCGGTACGGGATTGCCTGGGGCGTACTGGGGGCCGCCGAAGCTTGTTTCCACCAAGCCCGGTCCTACACGCTGGAACGCGCCCAGTTCGGTGCCCCCTTGGCGGCGAATCAGCTGGTACAAAAGAAACTGGCCGATATGCTGACGGAGATTGCGCTGGGCCGCGCTGGGTGTCTCCAAGTCGGTCGATTGATGGAAAGCGGTCGGGCGCAACCGGAAATGATATCGTTACTGAAACGGAACAATTGCGGCAAGGCGTTGGATATTGCCCGGGTGGCCCGGGACATGCTGGGCGGCAACGGCGTGTCGGACGAGTACCACGTGATTCGGCACGTTCTGAATCTGGAAGCCGTCAACACGTACGAAGGAACGCACGATATTCACGCACTGATTTTAGGACGGGCCGTGACCGGGATTCCAGCGTTTGCGCCACCGGCGACGGCGACTCCGTAG